In the Uranotaenia lowii strain MFRU-FL chromosome 1, ASM2978415v1, whole genome shotgun sequence genome, GTAAATGCTCAATCCGTGAGAGAAGTCGATCACTTCGTCTTCAGTGCCGTGAATAACGAGCACAGGGGAGCTTATCTTGGAGACCTTGTCAATACTGGAAATGGAATAATCAATCAATTGGATTTCAGACTGCAAACATCTAAAACTCGTACCTTGGAAATACGTCGAAAAACCACGTCCGCTTAGTGTTTGGAAAGGCGACTCTCATTCCGGACATTAGTGGCGAATGCAGGATAACAGCGCCCACTTCGAACCGCGATGCCAAATCCACAGTTGGCACTGTTCCAATACTTTGGCCATATAGAATAATATTTTCCGGACTAACACCAAAACGTGTTCGTAAAGAATGCCAAGCTGCTTCAATGTCtgcatacagatttttttccgagggTTTGCCTGAACTCATACCGTAACCCGAATAATCATAGCTGAATATGTTGCAGTTGATACGCAACCCTAAGCCCAGATAAAAGCTGCTCATTTGTCCCAAATCGACGGCATTGCCGTGAGAGAACAATAGAGTGTATTTGGCATTAGGAGAGCATCGAACGTAAATGCAGGACAATTTATTGCCTCGTGAAGTACGGGTAAAGAATccttcaacgttttctttctcCCTTTCGGAATATGGCCATTCAGCACGCTCATTAAAGCTGAGTAGATATTTGGCTTTGCTTTCATCGATCGGAGTCAAATTATATGTAGGATCGGGAGGCAAGAAGGCCAGTTTAGCCGCTATCCTACCGGGAAATGGTGGGCAACAGAACAGGCAGCATAATTCGCCAAAACTGTGAACAAAAACAGAAGCTTATGAGTATGAAGGAAAATGTATGGagaattttatgatttgataTTGTGATAATTATGATTATGATAAttctgtttgatttttatattcgGGGAGCTGACGCATAATAGGAAAACTAGGTGACAGTTTAGAGTAGATATATATAGCTTAGAGCAGATTGGATTTGActtcatttgattttattcaaacttatttAAATCGCGAGTTCACATTtcgctgaaaaaatgttttacgggagcttcaggtgactcttgtcccGTAAAACTTACCCAAGAACTTCCATCGGGTCCATCGCCTTTTGAAAGGTTAAATTATCGATAatggaacttctaagcgcttttaatgcaacttctttcaagaagtttCAACATTCGCTCAACACGTTCTAACGCACCGTTAAGATATTTCTTGGTGTTTTTAAGAACCTTTATGAGAATTCTAAACGACATGtcaaaatgtctgtcaatttcttgtcatggtattcgTTTTGTTCATATATGTACTGagatttacaaatgaaattcaagaatttttcgaattttttttatcaatgttaAGATACAATGTTAAGATGCAAATGTCCGAAAATAGTATCACAGTGGCCTGctttcgaccagaccgaactgaacgccatgagaaattttttaaactgcagattttgaaactcaTATTATTCTTTTGCAAAGccgaaaaatctaaaataattcaCTGGATTGCATTCCTTGGATTATAAACTATTGATTCTGGTTATTAAGTTCTACTGATTTTGActatagttgaaaatatttgtacatTACACTCGAGTGACTCggaaaatgctgatggcgttcagttcggtctggtcgaatcccgaccagaTAATCTTCACAAACTTTTTGGTAAGAATCACAGAATTGCAGAATTGTTTTTGTCGAGAATTCGGAGTTTTATCGGAGACTTTGATGCTGAGTCATGtaagtaagaaatctaaaattGTTCACCCAGTCTTCATTATCTAAGTTTTCTGATTTCCGTCACTAtacaagaacaaaaatatttcactcgtTAATGCTCttaattttttctgtatttGAGTTCTAacagatattttatttaaatatgatggaataaacaaattattaaattatccCATTTTTGGCAAATTCTGAATTGTTgtccttcaaatctgagtcaaggaGAATAAGAGTGTTTGGTGTAGGGTGTTTCACGCCCTATCAATATGAATAGTTATAACTTCTTAGccttaatataaataaaacattaatgCTCATCCTAAACATCAATGTTTTTATGAATATAACTactcaaaaattgaattctgagtcatgtaaaataaaaaaaaattcaaccctcTACATCACAGAAGTTTAACACAAAaagttctatttaaaaaaaagttgtaatttaATGATTTATGGAGTGAATTTTGTGtcgataaattgaaaaaaaataacagttcaTGTAAGAGATATACTCATATAAATCAAGTtgttaaaaacatttgtttgcATCTTTATCTAAAAAGCTAATTTGGAATGCTTGTCCTTAAGGCATTTTGTTTCTGATCAGCACACAAAAATATGATTCATAATATACATAATATTATTCTTCATTTGATTACCAGTTAGAAAAGAAAAGCTGTTTACTAACCTTAGACCGTTCATTGTTGTTGCAGTTATTTTTATTGGTGGATAGGATGACGAATTGGAGGAAGTGTTTTCCAACGGTTAGATGTGTTGATTATTGCGATATTTAGAACGATGTTGTGTGTTGAGTTCCAGCCGGGAATGAACGCTagatacaaaatttttattttgtatgttCGACTCTCACGTTAGATTTAAACTGACGTTATCAggcaatgttgattatctcttctttttgtgatacTATTTACTTCTGCGAATTCAGCACACATATCCTGATATTCCTGTGACGATGTGTATTCACTGCGTGACTTCAATTCCAATATGTTTCCTAGACAAGCACTATCCATGGACTGCATTGTTCAAGTCTTGTGAGCACACATACGTCAATTCCTGGCATTTTAATTACTGTTCCAGGTCACTAGCAATATAGACATGGATCAAACGCTTCACGAAAAATTAATCTCGACTTTTCACCGAGCGttattatcattaaaagattcgcAAAGATTAATTGATAATCAAAAGTTAATTGGACCACTAATATTTCCTCTCGGTCTTTTGTTCTCTTCTGATCGTATGAAAGCAAATTTGCCCCAGACGCGTTTATCGCATTTTACCTTTGAGCCCTTCCAAAAGTCTGTGCCATTATGGAAACTTTTTCATTCGACTTTTCAATTCACATATATCAGCCAATATCCGGTTTGGGTGACCTGAATTCTGCTGCAAAAGTTCATTAATGGCACTAACTACACAAATCACTACTTTTAAAGCGTGAAAATCAACTGCAACTATCTAAAACACCACAGTATCGTTTGACACCATTTCGGTAAAACCgtgattgaaaatgaaaaacggaGTTTGATTTTTCAAGTGAACTGTCAGATTGATCTGCAACTGGTAACCAACACATCGgcaaattatcaaaacaaaacagtAAACAATGCAAACGTGTTGGTAAGATGTTTTATCccagttagaaaaaaatttggtcTGCATGCACATGTGTACCAAACCAAGGTAGGCATtaccaaaaattcaaatctatATGAATATATAAAGTTCCCTCACAGTCACCGAGAATTTTAGCTGCTTATATCTGCTAAATCTGAGTTTAATGATCATATCATTGAAATGCATTATTTACTGTAATTAATTATTTCGCGtaagcactaaattttacttcggactTTCGACTACCGAATTACTTCCcacataaaaaatgatgtattaCATGGTCAGAAGTATGTGATTTACTGTCAGTATACCAACGACgttttaattttgcata is a window encoding:
- the LOC129740197 gene encoding alpha/beta hydrolase domain-containing protein 17B, which encodes MNGLSFGELCCLFCCPPFPGRIAAKLAFLPPDPTYNLTPIDESKAKYLLSFNERAEWPYSEREKENVEGFFTRTSRGNKLSCIYVRCSPNAKYTLLFSHGNAVDLGQMSSFYLGLGLRINCNIFSYDYSGYGMSSGKPSEKNLYADIEAAWHSLRTRFGVSPENIILYGQSIGTVPTVDLASRFEVGAVILHSPLMSGMRVAFPNTKRTWFFDVFPSIDKVSKISSPVLVIHGTEDEVIDFSHGLSIYEKCPKAVEPLWVEGAGHNDVELYNQYLDRLKKFIAIELIN